One part of the Roseomonas gilardii genome encodes these proteins:
- a CDS encoding methyl-accepting chemotaxis protein, producing MLQRLSVKSVLGGTICVLGVLMIGTSIQNVWGGWTRRDGAIQVAELSRADAAVFRALNEARVERSTILAAMIRPGQADAEARRRIAERRASGEEALGAALASLARAEGTAGLIEALRQNRDSMATLRARFDASLNQEVRDTAAIQEATRATLAYTEALGRADSQIAAMIRDASPELGQVMTLKQAIWSARLAAGQIGGLNETLLAAGRAPTPQEAGDIAEWHGRVRGAWDQVLDIAAQPGTPEAVRQALQPLREAFPDGFLARQREVDGNLAAGRPAMPLATFQQRSGDDVTAVSGVALVALRELVARAEARAGEAGVTLAVSIALLLLTLAVTLGGLFLVLRRVITPIGAMTGTMQRLSAGELEVEIPGLGRQDEIGRMAGALEVFRESMVTARRLQEEREAAHQAEQRRAEMLGQVVRSFEGQVSEMVGMLSAASTELEATAQGMSATARGTDDQAARVSLAAGDASQGVQTVAAAAEELSASIQEISRQVMQASAVTSRAVEGARRTDETMRALAESSGRIGDVVRLIADIAGQTNLLALNATIEAARAGDAGKGFAVVASEVKNLASQTARATEEIGQQIAQVQAAAQGAVGAIEEITRTIGEVSEATVTIAAAVEEQTAATAEIARTVQQTAHSTEVVTVSIGSVSQSAQETGQSAGDVLTAAGDLSQQSERLRQQVLDFVEKVRAA from the coding sequence ATGCTGCAGCGTCTATCGGTGAAATCCGTCCTGGGCGGGACGATCTGTGTCCTGGGTGTGCTGATGATCGGGACATCCATCCAGAATGTCTGGGGAGGCTGGACCCGGCGCGATGGGGCCATCCAGGTCGCCGAACTGTCGCGGGCGGATGCGGCGGTGTTCCGTGCGCTGAACGAGGCCCGGGTGGAACGCTCCACCATTCTGGCGGCCATGATCCGGCCGGGGCAGGCGGATGCGGAGGCGCGGCGGCGGATCGCCGAACGCCGGGCCAGCGGCGAGGAGGCCCTGGGGGCCGCGCTGGCCAGTCTGGCGCGGGCGGAAGGCACGGCGGGCCTGATCGAGGCGCTTCGGCAGAACCGTGATTCGATGGCCACGTTGCGGGCGCGGTTCGATGCAAGCCTGAACCAGGAGGTGCGCGACACCGCCGCGATCCAGGAGGCGACACGGGCGACCCTGGCCTATACCGAGGCGCTCGGCCGCGCCGATTCCCAGATCGCGGCGATGATCCGTGATGCATCGCCGGAACTTGGTCAGGTGATGACGCTGAAGCAGGCGATCTGGAGCGCGCGCCTCGCGGCCGGGCAGATCGGCGGGCTGAACGAGACGCTGCTTGCAGCGGGCCGGGCGCCCACGCCGCAGGAAGCGGGCGACATCGCTGAATGGCATGGCCGCGTGCGCGGCGCCTGGGATCAGGTGCTGGACATCGCCGCCCAGCCCGGCACGCCCGAGGCGGTGCGGCAGGCCCTGCAGCCGCTGCGCGAGGCTTTCCCGGACGGCTTCCTGGCCCGGCAGCGCGAGGTCGATGGCAATCTCGCGGCGGGGCGCCCGGCCATGCCGCTGGCGACCTTTCAGCAGCGCAGCGGCGACGACGTGACGGCCGTGTCCGGCGTGGCGCTGGTGGCGCTGCGGGAACTGGTGGCACGGGCGGAGGCGCGGGCCGGCGAGGCCGGCGTGACGCTGGCCGTCAGCATCGCGCTGCTGCTTCTGACGCTCGCCGTGACGCTGGGCGGGCTGTTCCTGGTGCTGCGCCGGGTGATCACGCCGATCGGCGCGATGACCGGGACGATGCAGCGGCTTTCCGCCGGGGAGCTGGAGGTGGAGATCCCCGGCTTGGGCCGGCAGGACGAGATCGGCCGCATGGCCGGGGCCTTGGAGGTGTTCCGCGAAAGCATGGTGACGGCGCGGCGGCTTCAGGAGGAGCGGGAGGCGGCGCACCAGGCGGAGCAGCGGCGGGCCGAGATGCTGGGGCAGGTCGTGCGCAGCTTCGAGGGGCAGGTGAGCGAGATGGTCGGGATGCTCTCGGCGGCCTCGACCGAGCTGGAGGCGACGGCCCAGGGCATGTCCGCCACGGCGCGGGGCACGGACGACCAGGCGGCGCGCGTCTCACTCGCGGCCGGGGATGCCAGCCAGGGCGTGCAGACCGTGGCGGCGGCAGCAGAGGAGCTGAGCGCCTCGATCCAGGAGATCAGCCGCCAGGTGATGCAGGCGAGCGCGGTGACCTCGCGCGCCGTGGAAGGGGCACGCCGCACGGACGAGACGATGCGCGCCCTGGCCGAGAGCAGCGGGCGGATCGGCGACGTGGTGCGGCTGATCGCCGATATCGCCGGGCAGACCAACCTGCTGGCACTGAACGCCACGATCGAGGCGGCGCGGGCGGGCGATGCCGGCAAGGGCTTCGCGGTGGTGGCGTCGGAGGTGAAGAACCTGGCGTCGCAGACGGCGCGGGCGACCGAGGAGATCGGCCAGCAGATCGCACAGGTGCAGGCGGCGGCCCAGGGCGCGGTGGGCGCCATCGAGGAGATCACCCGCACCATCGGCGAGGTCAGCGAGGCGACGGTGACGATCGCGGCGGCGGTGGAGGAGCAGACCGCGGCGACGGCGGAGATCGCCCGCACGGTGCAGCAGACGGCGCATTCGACCGAGGTGGTGACGGTGAGCATCGGCTCGGTCAGCCAGAGCGCGCAGGAGACCGGGCAGTCCGCCGGGGATGTCCTGACCGCCGCGGGCGATCTGTCGCAGCAGTCGGAACGGCTGCGGCAGCAGGTGCTGGACTTCGTGGAGAAGGTGCGCGCGGCCTGA
- a CDS encoding ABC transporter substrate-binding protein: MSPNRRGLLLAGAGIALPLAMPRILRAQGTPLRVGDQRGNARAVLEASGALKGFEDRIAWSEFPAAAPLVEALNADAIDTGLVGDAPFTFGAAAGVPAKAIAATREDRGGLAIIVPKDSPVKSIQDLVGKRIATGRGSIGHQVVLAALENAKLPLDAVQFVFLLPADAKAAWSRGAVEAWATWEPYVSQEELLNGARIVADGRGITPGLGFQAARDDAIARRREDLSEFVRRLAQARAWANANVAGYAQTWSGLMNVPAPVAEHWFARAKTRVVPVDDAVERDEQGNIDLYRRAGLVRKPVEAKDLLDRSFTTAIRAGLGGA, encoded by the coding sequence ATGAGTCCGAACCGGCGAGGGTTGCTGCTGGCGGGGGCGGGGATCGCCCTTCCGCTGGCGATGCCGCGCATCCTGCGCGCGCAGGGGACGCCGCTGCGCGTCGGCGACCAGCGCGGCAATGCGCGGGCGGTGCTGGAGGCCTCGGGCGCGCTGAAGGGCTTCGAGGACCGGATCGCCTGGAGCGAGTTCCCGGCCGCGGCGCCGCTGGTAGAGGCGCTGAACGCCGATGCCATCGACACCGGGCTGGTGGGGGATGCGCCTTTCACCTTCGGCGCGGCGGCGGGGGTGCCCGCGAAGGCCATCGCCGCGACGCGCGAGGACCGGGGCGGCCTCGCCATCATCGTGCCGAAGGACAGCCCGGTGAAGTCCATCCAGGACCTCGTGGGCAAGCGCATCGCCACCGGGCGGGGCTCGATCGGGCATCAGGTGGTGCTGGCGGCGCTGGAGAACGCGAAGCTGCCGCTGGATGCGGTGCAGTTCGTCTTCCTGCTGCCAGCGGATGCCAAGGCGGCCTGGTCGCGCGGCGCGGTGGAGGCCTGGGCGACCTGGGAGCCCTATGTGTCGCAGGAGGAGCTCCTGAACGGTGCGCGGATCGTAGCGGACGGTCGCGGCATCACGCCGGGGCTCGGCTTCCAGGCGGCGCGCGACGATGCCATCGCGCGGCGGCGGGAGGACCTGTCGGAATTCGTGCGGCGGCTGGCCCAGGCGCGGGCATGGGCCAATGCGAATGTCGCGGGCTATGCGCAGACCTGGTCGGGGCTGATGAACGTGCCGGCGCCGGTGGCAGAGCACTGGTTCGCGCGGGCGAAGACCCGGGTCGTGCCGGTGGACGATGCCGTGGAGCGGGACGAGCAGGGGAACATCGACCTCTACCGCCGCGCCGGGCTGGTGCGGAAGCCGGTGGAGGCGAAGGACCTGCTGGACCGCAGCTTCACGACCGCGATCCGGGCCGGGCTGGGCGGGGCGTAG
- a CDS encoding LLM class flavin-dependent oxidoreductase: MTVPGSHLNDVEFIGMVQPREQSEIHPPHGEAIDLGYFRESMRVHDEGGFDRVLIGWYSNGPDGFLLATDAAAHTKHVGFLVAHRPGFLAPSLAARSYATLDQLSNGRAAIHVISGGDDVDQARDGDWLGKDDRYARTDEYVDILKAIWTGTKPVDHEGAYYRIKGASPEVRTVQKPRIPVYFGGASEAALRVAGKHADVYALWGETQAQVREIVGRVREEAARYGREHEVRFSLSFRPILAETEEAAWAKAERILGRVREVRGQAALGPANKAPANAGSQRLLAAAERGDRPEGRLYTAIARETGARGNTTALVGTPQQVAEAFLEYYDLGVTTFLIRGFDPLEDAAEYGRTLLPLTKRLVAQRIAERAAHRVAAE; this comes from the coding sequence ATGACGGTTCCGGGTTCCCATCTGAACGATGTCGAGTTCATCGGCATGGTGCAGCCACGCGAGCAGTCGGAGATCCATCCGCCACACGGTGAGGCGATCGACCTCGGATACTTTCGCGAGTCCATGCGGGTGCATGACGAGGGCGGCTTCGATCGTGTGCTGATCGGCTGGTACAGCAACGGGCCGGACGGATTCCTGCTGGCCACGGACGCGGCGGCGCATACGAAGCACGTGGGCTTCCTGGTCGCGCACCGGCCGGGCTTCCTGGCGCCTAGCCTAGCGGCGCGGAGCTATGCGACGCTGGATCAGCTCTCGAACGGGCGGGCCGCGATCCATGTGATCTCCGGCGGCGACGACGTGGACCAGGCGCGGGACGGCGACTGGCTCGGCAAGGACGACCGCTATGCGCGGACGGACGAGTATGTCGATATCCTGAAGGCGATCTGGACCGGCACGAAGCCGGTGGACCATGAGGGCGCCTACTATCGCATCAAGGGCGCCTCGCCCGAGGTGCGGACGGTGCAGAAGCCGCGCATCCCGGTCTATTTCGGCGGCGCCTCCGAGGCCGCGCTGCGGGTCGCGGGCAAGCATGCGGATGTCTATGCGCTGTGGGGCGAGACCCAGGCGCAGGTGCGCGAGATCGTGGGGCGGGTGCGCGAGGAGGCGGCACGGTACGGGCGCGAGCACGAGGTGCGCTTCTCGCTGAGCTTCCGCCCGATCCTGGCGGAGACCGAGGAGGCGGCCTGGGCCAAGGCGGAGCGCATCCTGGGCCGGGTGCGCGAGGTGCGCGGGCAGGCGGCGCTGGGCCCGGCAAACAAGGCGCCGGCCAATGCGGGCTCGCAGCGCCTGCTGGCGGCGGCGGAGCGGGGCGACCGGCCGGAGGGGCGGCTCTATACCGCGATCGCGCGCGAGACCGGGGCGCGGGGGAACACCACGGCCCTGGTGGGCACGCCGCAGCAGGTGGCGGAGGCCTTCCTGGAATACTACGACCTGGGCGTGACGACCTTCCTGATCCGCGGCTTCGACCCGCTGGAGGATGCGGCGGAGTATGGGCGGACGCTGCTGCCGCTGACCAAGCGGCTGGTGGCCCAGCGGATCGCCGAGCGGGCGGCACACCGGGTGGCGGCGGAATGA
- a CDS encoding acyl-CoA dehydrogenase family protein: MMDGLLVRADPLGDLVRDFASRAAAHDRDGSFPHENFAALHEAGMLGLTARREDGGEEIGLERACALVGRVAEGCPATALVLAMQLIQIRGLVADAQVPEHIKALVGREAVERGALVNALRVEPELGTPARGGLPGTVARRTPEGWRVSGRKIYSTGAPGLRWMLVWLRTDEERPRTGFLLVRAGTPGVRIEESWDQAGLRASCSHDVVFEDALVPLEQAVDLRLPEERGGPNAQHGAWNTLLIAALYTGVARAARDWLVGFLKARVPANLGRPLATLPRMQEAVGRIEALLLTNDRLVASGARDAGLEAAEAGLIKTVAAENAIAVVQEAVALCGNHALARSNPLERHLRDVLCARIHTPQPDSAYGAAGCRALGAN; this comes from the coding sequence ATGATGGACGGGTTGCTGGTGCGAGCCGATCCCCTGGGCGATCTGGTTCGGGATTTCGCGTCGCGGGCCGCGGCGCATGACCGGGACGGTTCCTTTCCGCACGAGAATTTCGCGGCGCTGCACGAGGCCGGGATGCTGGGCCTGACGGCACGGCGCGAGGACGGTGGCGAGGAGATCGGGCTGGAGCGGGCCTGCGCGCTGGTGGGGCGGGTGGCCGAAGGCTGCCCGGCCACGGCGCTGGTGCTGGCGATGCAGCTGATCCAGATCCGCGGCTTGGTCGCTGACGCGCAGGTGCCGGAGCACATCAAGGCGCTGGTGGGACGCGAGGCGGTGGAGCGCGGGGCACTGGTGAACGCGCTGCGCGTGGAGCCGGAGCTGGGCACGCCGGCGCGCGGCGGGCTGCCGGGCACGGTGGCGCGGCGCACGCCGGAGGGATGGCGCGTCAGCGGGCGCAAGATCTACTCCACCGGGGCGCCGGGGCTGCGCTGGATGCTGGTCTGGCTGCGGACCGACGAGGAGCGGCCGCGCACAGGGTTCCTGCTGGTGCGGGCGGGCACGCCGGGCGTGCGGATCGAGGAAAGCTGGGACCAGGCCGGGCTACGGGCCTCCTGCAGCCATGACGTGGTCTTCGAGGATGCGCTGGTGCCGCTGGAGCAGGCGGTGGACCTGCGGCTGCCCGAGGAGCGGGGCGGTCCGAACGCTCAGCACGGGGCCTGGAACACGCTGCTGATCGCGGCGCTCTACACGGGCGTGGCGCGGGCGGCCCGGGACTGGCTGGTCGGCTTCCTGAAGGCACGCGTGCCGGCCAATCTCGGCAGGCCGCTGGCCACGCTGCCGCGCATGCAGGAGGCGGTGGGGCGGATCGAGGCGCTGCTGCTGACCAATGACCGGCTCGTCGCCTCCGGCGCGCGCGACGCGGGGCTGGAGGCGGCCGAGGCCGGGCTGATCAAGACCGTGGCGGCGGAGAACGCCATCGCCGTGGTGCAGGAGGCGGTGGCGCTCTGCGGCAACCATGCGCTGGCGCGGTCCAACCCGCTGGAGCGGCATCTGCGCGACGTGCTTTGCGCGCGCATCCACACGCCGCAGCCCGACAGCGCCTACGGTGCCGCAGGGTGCCGGGCGCTGGGTGCGAATTGA
- a CDS encoding ABC transporter substrate-binding protein, whose translation MSGLLTRRRALVGGAMLAAPALLLPGRARAAAIPSGVTLRLAQYKAGDALVLNLSGEDRDRPYEVAWSEFGSGNLMVEAVNAGAIDLAYGSEIPPAFAAASGARIKVIAVIRGDVNEQVVLVPKGSTVQSIADLKGKRVGYVRATTTHYYLNRMLAEAGLSFRDIQAVNLTPSDGRAAFQNGALDAWAIYGYSVPIAREAGARELRNARGILSGNYLFFASPDALADPARRAAIADHLARLSRAYRWIDDHTAELAAAQSKLLNVPEGVIRSLLENVSQKRRLVAPDAAAIASHQAVAEDFAVLGLLPKGVDVAPLWDRDFGHGLELAA comes from the coding sequence ATGAGCGGCCTGCTGACACGGCGGCGCGCCCTGGTGGGAGGCGCGATGCTGGCGGCGCCGGCGCTGCTGCTGCCGGGACGCGCGCGGGCGGCTGCCATACCGTCCGGCGTGACGCTGCGGCTGGCGCAGTACAAGGCGGGCGACGCGCTGGTGCTGAACCTTTCCGGTGAGGATCGCGACCGGCCCTACGAGGTGGCGTGGTCCGAGTTCGGCAGCGGCAACCTGATGGTCGAGGCGGTGAATGCCGGGGCGATCGACCTCGCCTATGGCAGCGAGATCCCGCCTGCCTTCGCCGCCGCCTCGGGCGCGCGGATCAAGGTGATCGCGGTAATCCGCGGCGATGTGAACGAGCAGGTGGTGCTGGTGCCGAAAGGCTCCACGGTGCAAAGCATTGCCGACCTCAAGGGCAAGCGCGTCGGCTATGTTCGGGCGACCACCACGCACTACTATCTGAACCGGATGCTGGCCGAGGCGGGGCTGAGCTTCCGCGACATCCAGGCGGTGAACCTCACGCCCAGCGATGGGCGCGCGGCCTTCCAGAACGGGGCGCTCGATGCCTGGGCGATCTACGGCTATTCCGTGCCGATTGCGCGCGAGGCCGGGGCGCGGGAACTGCGCAACGCGCGCGGCATCCTGTCGGGGAACTACCTGTTCTTCGCCAGCCCCGATGCGCTGGCCGATCCGGCGCGGCGCGCGGCGATCGCCGATCATCTGGCGCGGCTGTCGCGGGCCTATCGCTGGATCGACGACCACACCGCGGAACTGGCCGCGGCGCAGTCGAAGCTGCTGAACGTGCCGGAGGGGGTGATCCGCTCCCTGCTGGAGAATGTCAGCCAGAAACGGCGGCTGGTGGCGCCTGATGCGGCGGCCATCGCCTCGCATCAGGCGGTGGCGGAGGATTTCGCCGTGCTCGGCCTGCTGCCGAAGGGCGTGGACGTGGCGCCGCTCTGGGATCGTGACTTCGGGCATGGACTGGAGCTGGCGGCATGA
- a CDS encoding ABC transporter ATP-binding protein: protein MSEQNNARAVSVRGLTRRFGQNTVLHGLDIELEPGSFTALLGRSGSGKTTLLRTLAGLDPVPEDAEVRLPESVAAVFQEPRLLPWKKVWQNVTLGLPGSGARERAERALGEVGLSHRLNAWPLTLSGGEAQRSALARALVREPRLLLLDEPFAALDALTRIRMHALVLDLWRAHGPTTLIVTHDVDEAILLADRVLVLDAGRIAADIPVAMERPRAHGEAGFVALRQRLLAELGVEENLRRAA from the coding sequence ATGAGCGAGCAGAACAACGCGCGCGCCGTCTCGGTGCGCGGCCTGACCCGGCGCTTCGGCCAGAACACCGTGCTGCACGGCCTGGATATCGAGCTGGAGCCAGGCTCCTTCACCGCGCTGCTGGGCCGGTCGGGCTCGGGCAAGACGACGCTGCTGCGGACCCTGGCCGGGCTCGACCCGGTGCCGGAGGATGCGGAGGTGCGGCTTCCGGAGAGCGTGGCGGCGGTGTTCCAGGAGCCGCGGCTGCTGCCCTGGAAAAAGGTCTGGCAGAATGTGACCCTCGGCCTGCCCGGGAGTGGGGCGCGCGAGCGGGCGGAGCGGGCGCTGGGCGAGGTGGGCCTGTCGCACCGGCTGAATGCCTGGCCGCTGACCCTGTCGGGCGGCGAGGCGCAGCGTTCCGCCCTGGCGCGGGCGCTGGTGCGGGAGCCGAGGCTGCTGCTGCTGGACGAGCCCTTCGCGGCGCTGGACGCGCTGACGCGCATCCGGATGCATGCGCTGGTGCTGGACCTGTGGCGCGCGCACGGGCCGACCACGCTGATCGTCACGCATGATGTGGACGAGGCGATCCTGCTGGCGGACCGGGTGCTGGTGCTTGATGCGGGGCGGATCGCGGCGGACATTCCCGTGGCGATGGAGCGGCCGCGCGCCCATGGCGAGGCCGGCTTCGTGGCGCTGCGGCAGCGGCTGCTGGCGGAGCTGGGCGTCGAGGAAAACCTGAGGCGCGCGGCATGA
- a CDS encoding ABC transporter permease subunit, with amino-acid sequence MSDTQVIGATRRSSSSLSDRSLARAARALLPGRLNLGKARRFVSPLVIVLLWQAASMAGLISPRTLAAPSTVIASAWELTLSGELPHHLLVSLGRVALGLAIGVTAGTAFALIAGLSKLGEEIVDAPLQMLRTLPFLALVPLFILWFGIGETPKIALVALGTSFPVYLTLFAGIRGVDPKLMEAGKVFGLDQRGMIRHVILPGALPSGIVGLRYAIGTAWLSLVIAEQINATSGIGYLINDARDFLRTDVIVVGLVVYALLGLGADALMRLVERRTLAWRPSLIKA; translated from the coding sequence ATGTCCGACACCCAGGTGATCGGCGCCACCCGGCGCTCCTCTTCCTCCCTTTCCGACCGCAGCCTTGCCCGGGCGGCACGGGCGCTGCTGCCCGGCCGTCTCAATCTCGGCAAGGCGCGGCGCTTCGTCTCGCCACTGGTGATCGTGCTGTTGTGGCAGGCGGCGTCCATGGCCGGGCTGATCTCGCCACGCACCCTCGCGGCGCCGAGCACGGTGATCGCCTCGGCCTGGGAGCTGACGCTTTCGGGCGAGCTGCCGCACCACCTGCTGGTCTCGTTGGGCCGGGTGGCGCTGGGGCTGGCCATCGGCGTGACGGCGGGCACCGCCTTCGCGCTCATCGCCGGCCTGTCGAAGCTGGGCGAGGAGATCGTGGACGCGCCCCTGCAGATGCTGCGGACACTGCCCTTCCTGGCGCTGGTGCCGCTCTTCATCCTGTGGTTCGGCATCGGCGAGACGCCGAAGATTGCGCTGGTGGCGCTGGGGACGAGCTTTCCGGTCTATCTGACGCTCTTCGCCGGCATCCGGGGCGTCGATCCCAAGCTGATGGAGGCGGGCAAGGTCTTCGGCCTCGACCAGCGGGGGATGATCCGGCACGTGATCCTGCCCGGCGCGCTGCCCTCGGGCATCGTGGGGCTGCGCTACGCGATCGGGACGGCCTGGCTGAGCCTGGTGATCGCCGAGCAGATCAACGCGACCTCGGGCATCGGCTACCTGATCAACGACGCGCGGGACTTCCTGCGCACCGACGTCATCGTCGTGGGCCTCGTCGTCTATGCGCTGCTGGGGCTGGGGGCGGATGCGCTGATGCGCCTGGTCGAGCGGCGGACGCTGGCCTGGCGGCCGAGCCTGATCAAGGCGTGA
- a CDS encoding Lrp/AsnC family transcriptional regulator — translation MDEIDRKLLAILQQDATLSIAQMADRVGLSATPCWKRVQKLEAAGVITRRVALVAPEKVGVGLSVFVAVEAGDHTPDWLERFAQAVEAMPEVMGAYRMAGEVDYMLHVSVADMAEFDQFYKRLIGTVPMRNVTSRFAMERIKHTTAFPLNRAAFRDRGQPTEGAEE, via the coding sequence ATGGACGAGATCGACCGCAAGCTCCTCGCGATCCTGCAACAGGATGCCACGCTCTCCATCGCCCAGATGGCGGACCGGGTGGGGCTTTCCGCCACGCCCTGTTGGAAGCGGGTGCAGAAGCTGGAGGCCGCCGGGGTGATCACCCGCCGGGTGGCGCTGGTGGCACCGGAGAAGGTGGGGGTGGGGCTGAGCGTCTTCGTGGCGGTGGAGGCGGGAGACCATACGCCGGACTGGCTGGAACGCTTCGCCCAGGCGGTGGAGGCGATGCCGGAGGTGATGGGGGCCTATCGCATGGCGGGAGAGGTGGACTACATGCTCCACGTCTCGGTAGCGGACATGGCGGAGTTCGACCAGTTCTACAAGCGGCTGATCGGGACGGTGCCGATGCGCAACGTGACCTCTCGCTTCGCCATGGAGCGGATCAAGCACACCACCGCCTTCCCACTGAACCGGGCGGCCTTCCGCGACCGGGGCCAGCCGACGGAGGGGGCGGAGGAATAA
- a CDS encoding response regulator codes for MCDILVVDDDELVRSTLSSILEMEGWCIREAGSPDEATVVTENENCRMLVTDINLGTPQDGFDVTAQLRSRSPGLPVVYVSGRPWVFNGRHLNAEERTLAKPFRAEDLTRIVRELLGLAHMDHPARQGAFLKGP; via the coding sequence ATGTGCGATATACTCGTGGTGGATGACGACGAACTGGTGCGATCCACCCTCTCCTCGATCCTGGAGATGGAGGGCTGGTGCATCCGCGAGGCGGGCTCCCCCGACGAGGCCACGGTCGTCACGGAGAACGAGAACTGCCGCATGCTCGTCACCGACATCAATCTCGGCACCCCGCAGGACGGCTTCGATGTCACCGCGCAGCTCCGCAGCCGCAGCCCCGGCCTGCCCGTGGTCTATGTCAGCGGCCGTCCCTGGGTCTTCAATGGGCGTCATCTGAACGCCGAGGAGCGCACCCTGGCCAAGCCGTTCCGCGCCGAGGACCTCACCCGTATCGTGCGCGAACTTCTCGGCCTCGCCCACATGGATCACCCGGCACGCCAGGGCGCCTTCCTGAAGGGGCCGTGA
- a CDS encoding Nramp family divalent metal transporter, producing MNDSSSSTGLRLGSLPEVHRSVGIPRTGSTFRRFLAFAGPGYLVATGYMDPGNWATAIAGGSAFGYTLLSVALLSSLMAMLLQAICARVGIATGRDLAQLCRERLPRPLAVPLWLLAEMAICATDLAELIGTAVALQLLFGIPLLLGTVLTALDALLILWLQHKGMRWLEAMVAGFLALICACFAVQVALSDPNWGELLRGYLPSASIVTNQTQLYIAIGIIGATVMPHNLYLHTAAVQSRAVAPDDASRKEAVRFATWDSCTALTIALLVNSAILIVAAAAFHTSGHHEVAELQDAHSLLAPLLGAAAPILFAVALLLSGLNSTVTATLAGQVVMEGFIHFRLSPVVRRLVTRGIAIVPALVVTWLYGESGTGELLILSQVVLSLQLPFAVIPLMLFASDQKLMGNLVTPRWQRVAGWTITILIVVLNVKLIADTVMG from the coding sequence ATGAACGACTCAAGCTCCTCCACCGGCCTCCGGCTCGGCAGCCTTCCCGAAGTCCACCGCAGCGTCGGCATTCCCCGCACCGGCAGCACCTTCCGCCGCTTCCTCGCCTTTGCCGGCCCCGGCTATCTCGTCGCCACCGGCTACATGGACCCGGGCAACTGGGCCACGGCGATCGCCGGTGGCTCGGCCTTCGGCTACACGCTGCTTTCCGTCGCGCTGCTGTCCTCGCTGATGGCCATGCTGCTCCAGGCGATCTGCGCGCGCGTCGGCATCGCCACCGGCCGCGACCTCGCCCAGCTCTGCCGCGAGCGCCTGCCCCGCCCCCTCGCCGTACCGCTCTGGCTCCTGGCGGAAATGGCCATCTGCGCCACCGACCTCGCGGAGCTGATCGGCACCGCGGTCGCCCTGCAGCTCCTTTTCGGCATCCCGCTGCTGCTCGGCACCGTGCTCACCGCGCTCGACGCCCTGTTGATCCTCTGGCTGCAGCACAAGGGCATGCGCTGGCTGGAGGCGATGGTCGCCGGCTTCCTCGCGCTGATCTGCGCCTGCTTCGCCGTGCAGGTCGCACTCTCCGACCCGAACTGGGGCGAACTGCTGCGCGGCTACCTGCCCTCCGCCTCGATCGTCACCAACCAGACGCAGCTCTACATCGCCATCGGCATCATCGGCGCCACGGTGATGCCGCATAACCTCTACCTGCACACCGCCGCCGTGCAGTCTCGCGCCGTCGCACCGGACGATGCCAGCCGCAAGGAGGCCGTGCGCTTCGCCACCTGGGACAGCTGCACGGCGCTGACCATCGCCCTGCTGGTCAATTCCGCCATCCTGATCGTCGCCGCCGCCGCCTTCCACACCAGCGGCCATCACGAGGTCGCGGAACTTCAGGACGCGCACAGCCTCCTCGCCCCGCTGCTCGGCGCCGCCGCGCCCATCCTCTTCGCGGTGGCGCTGCTGCTCTCGGGCCTCAACTCCACCGTCACTGCCACGCTGGCCGGGCAGGTGGTGATGGAGGGCTTCATCCACTTCCGCCTGTCCCCGGTGGTCCGCCGTCTCGTCACCCGTGGCATCGCCATCGTCCCGGCGCTGGTCGTCACCTGGCTCTATGGCGAGAGTGGCACGGGAGAGCTCCTGATTCTCAGCCAGGTGGTCCTGTCGCTGCAGCTTCCCTTCGCGGTGATCCCGCTGATGCTCTTCGCCTCGGACCAGAAGCTGATGGGCAACCTCGTCACCCCCCGCTGGCAGCGCGTGGCCGGCTGGACCATCACCATCCTGATCGTGGTGCTGAACGTGAAGCTCATCGCGGACACGGTCATGGGCTGA